TGGTGGTTGCGCTGGCGGCCCGGGGCCCGTGAGCTGGTCAATCTTCCGCCCTGCACCGACCGCGACACCGAGCACGCCCCGGACGACCCGACGCCGTGTCTGCTGTTCGACGGCCACGACGGCCGCCACACCTTCGAGTTCGGCATGGCGAGTGACCGGCAGGGCCTGCTGCACCGGGCGCTGACGGTCGGCGATGTGCGCAAGGCGATCGAGGGCCTGGACGACGACACCGCCGTCCGGGTCGGGGCCGTCGCCACGGGCGTCCTGCCCGACCTCGAGTTCGAGGCGCTGCTCCAGGCGGTGGGCGAGGGCGGCGTCGAACGCCTCGCGCCCGGCGGGGGAGTGGACCCGGCCCTGGTGCTGCTCATCGGCCTGGGCTCGGTGAACCAGAGCGACCGCGAGGTCATCTGACCGGAGGCCGCCTTGTCCGCCCACGCCACCGGGCGGAAAGATCGACACAGACCACCGACGTCATCGAGGGGGAAGAACACGGTGAACAACACGCTGCTGCGTCCGGACGGCTGGCTCGTGCTGGGGCTGCCCTGGCCGGAGAAGACCCAGGACGGCTGGGGCGAGTGCGCCCTGGCCATCGCCCCGCAGATGATCCCCCGCCACCTCGTCAGCAAAGGCGCCGGCATCGCGCTCGACCTCGCCACCGGCCTGGCCCGCGACCAGAACGAGGGGCCCGGCAAAGCGGTCTTCTTCTCCGACGTCACCCTCTGGCTCGACAAGCAGGGCAAGGACTGGGCGGACTTCGGAGCCGACTACGAAGCCGTCATCGACGAACTCGTCAAGGCACCGGTCCCGCAGCTCTACATGACGCTCGTGCAGAAGGCCCACGCCATCCTGTGCGACGCGAGCCGCGACGGGGTGCGCCTGTACTACCCCGGCGGCCAAGTCGAGCACGTCACCCCACAGGTCCGCGCCGACGTCCACGCCGCGATCACCACGAGCCTGGAGCGGGACTGGCCGCCCTACATCCAGGGCCTCATCGACCGCGGCGCCCTCCAGACCCAGTAGCACCGCATCGCTCCCGCCTCGGGCCCGGCCACCCCGGCCGGGCCCGACGCCGTCTCCGCACCCGTTGTCGGTGCCGGCTGGAAGGCTGGTCGGATGAACGGTGACGAGCAGCTGCTGACCGGTCGCGTCTACGGCGCGGACCACGACGACCCGAACCCCGGCCCGCTCCCGCACCGGACCTATGCCGAACTGGTCGGCGGCCCGCTGGACGGCCTGCTGCTCGACATCCACGGCTGGCGCACCGAGGAAGTCGACGACGGCGTCGCCCTGACCACCGAGCTGTCCCGGTGGCCCGGCGGCCGCGCCCTTTACGACCCGCAGCCCGGCGAGCCCCGCACACCCGGCCCCGGCATCAGCTGCCGCTTCCACTACTCCGGCGACACACCCTGACCCCGGCCGCCGGCCCCGCCGCCCGGGGTGCCCTCGGTCAGCTGGGCGGCGGTGTTCTCGATCCACAGCAGCGTCCACTCGACTCCGGCCCGCCACCCGGGCTCCGCGCTGTCGTACCGGCCTTCGGCGTCGGCGCGGATGTTGGCGGCGAGGGTGCGCAGGTCCTTCTGCAGTCCCTGCCGCTTGGCCGCGTCCATGGCCTGGATCATCTCGTCGGTGATGTCACCGGGTCGCAGTGCGCTCATCGCCCCACCCTGGACGACCGACCCCGCGCAAGGCCACCCCTGCCCCTGCCTCGTGCGAAGGGCCTCGCGGCAAAGCCCTGGTCACCGCGTGATCTCCCGTGGCAGGCTCGTGAGCTTCCAGGCGGAGGGAGCGAGACGATGAAGAACGGCTTCGCGGAGACGCCGGGCGAACTGTGCCCGGACTGCACAGCGGGCCCCGCCCGGGAGAACGTCCGCGTCGCGGGCGGCACGCCGTACGAGATCTGGCATACCTCCGACTGCCCGGAGTGGACCGTCATGCAGATCAGCTTGGAGGCAGGCTCCCGGCGCATCAAGGAACAGGACGCGTGGGCCAAGGAGCTCTTCCCGACCGTGCACGAGCGGCTGAAGCAGGCTGCCGAAAGCCTGCCGCCGGGCAGCCCCGCCCAGCCGTTCGTCGACGCTCTGACCGAGCTGGTCCAGGCGCAGGCCGACACCACCGGCTTCGTGGTCCTGCACCGGTGGGTGGAGATCCTGGAGCGCCACTTCCCGCCCCAACTGCCGGACCCTGAGCACACCACCGAGTAGCGGTCAGGCGGCGTCGCCGTCGCCGGCCGGAAGCTGAGGCCGGCGGATCCGCTCACGCTCGACCTCGGCAGCGATGACCGCGCGCTGCGTCTCGCCGCGCTGCTCGATGGCCGTCCGCTCCGTCGCGCCGCGCTGCTCGATGTGCGCCTTCGCCACCCGCCCGGCCACCGTGACCGCCGTGGCGACGGGCAAGGCCGTGACCAGGATGCCCGGCCAGGCGGAGCCGGTGAGGGAGTCGCCCGGCTGGAGGTCGGTCGGCGGAACATCAGGCTCGTCTGTACTCATAGCCCTCATAGTCCGGCCCTCGCACCCCTGTTGACCAGCACAGTCACCCGTACGGCCCACAGGGGGCGGTCAGGGGTCGGTGATGTGGTCGGACTCGATGGACGTCACCGCTCGGGCAGCTTGCGGCGAAGACCGTCCATCGCCTTCTTCACGTCCCCGAGCTGGTCGCCCAGCACCCGCATACGCCAGTCCAGGCGCTCCATCCGGGCAGCGGCCGCCAACGACGCGAACGTCTGCGCCATCTGCGCCGCACCCGCCTCGCCCGCCAACGCCTTCTTGACGTACCGGGCGGCCATCGCCTCGTACTGCTTCGCGCGCTCCACCGCAGCCTTGAACTCGGGTGCGTCGTCGTCGTGTTCGGTCATGCAGCCCCTCCCAGGTTGATCTCTCCCCACCGTTGTACCGACCGCGCCGCACAGGCGGAGCCGCTGCCGATTTTCGGGCCGAAAAGTTGTCCACAGATCGCAGCTCAGGGCCCACTTTTCGCCGCGCTCTATCCACAGGCCAACGGCTTTACGGTTCGTGTCCGCTTCCGGGTGTGAGGTGCCGGGACGCACACCGAAAGGGCACGACCGATGGCACAGACGAAGTTCGACAAGCAGGTGGAGGAGACCGCCGAATCCCTCGCGTTCGGCATCGGCCGGTTCCTGGCCGGCCGACCGATGGACGGCGAGCGCAAGACCGACGCGACGTTCTGGCGGTCGGGCACCCGGGTCCTGCCGAAGGTCGAAGGCCGCGTCTCCCGGTCCTCCTACCGGGCCGGGTGGAAGCGCCTGACCTTCCGCATCAGCTCACTGGCCGCCGTCGGCGCGGGCGGCTACCAGGCCGGGTGGGTCCACCAGGACGCCACCGTCGCCACCGCCCAGGAGATATGGGCCAACCCCGATCCGGCGATTGCCGCGCTGGAGCAGACCGGGATCGCCGCCGCGTCGACCGCGGCTGTCGGGACCGCGGCCTACCTCGCGCTGACCCGCAAGCGCCGGGAGCTGATGCGGGAGTGGGTGCTCCCGCTCCACGAGGCCCTCGCGCTGCCGCTGCGCCTGCCGGAGCAGACCGACCCGCGCCGCTACCTCCACATCCCGCGCAACTTCTCCGAGGACGACGCGGTGATCCGCGTGGACGTGCCGGGCCGCCTGGACTTCTCCAAGGACCTGGTCGTCGACATCATCGCCACCAAGCTCGCCCTGGAGGGCGTCACCTTCTCCTGGCACCTGGCGGGCCGCGAGACGTACGTGACAGTCAAGAAGACCCGCAAGCCCCCGGCCAAGGCGGCCTTCAAGGACCCCAAGATGCGCGAGATCGTGGCCGCCGCCAAGGAGTCCGCGCCCGTCATCGGCATCGGCTCCGCCGGGCGGATCGTCACCGTCGACCTCGACGCGGAGTCCCCGCACATCCTGGTCAACGCCTCCACGGGCGGCGGCAAGTCGGTGACCCTGCGGTGCATCGCCTGCCAGATGCTCCACCACGGCTCGCTCGTGTTCGTCCTCGACACCAAGCGGATCTCCCACCCGTGGGCGTCCGGCCTGCCCGGCGTCACGTACTGCCGCGACATCGCCGACATCCACGACCAGCTCATCGCCCTCGGCATCGAAGGCCGGCGCCGTACGCGCGTCGCCGACGAACTGGGCATCGACGCCGACCCCAAGGCCATCGGTCCGCGGCTGCTGATCCTCCTCGAAGAGGTCAACGCGACGATGAAGCAGCTGACCCGCTACTGGGAGAAGACCCGCGAGTCCGGCGACCCGAAGGTCTCCCCGGCCGTCGACGCGCTCAACGAGATCCTCTACATGGGCCGCCAGCTGCGCATGCACGTCCTCCTGGTCGCGCAGTCCGCCACCGCCCGCGCCCTGGGAGGCCCGGAGGTCCGCGAGCAGTTCTCCACCCGCATCCTCGCCAAATACAGCGTCAATGCCTGGCGGATGCTCGCCCCGGAGGTCCATCCGGCGCCGAAGTCCACCAAGCACCGCGGCCGCGCCCAGGTCGTCTCCGGCGGGTCCGCGCGGGAGACGCAGATCCTGTTCTTCACCGAGGCAGAAGCCCGCGAGTGGGCCACCACCGGCAAGCCGGCCCCGCCCGCAGTCGGCGCACAGCCGGGTCCGGTGCAGCTGCAGAAGCCGCCCGTCGGCTCCCTCACCGACGCCTGGTCCACGCCCGCCCCCGACCTGCCGCCCGTCACCGAACTGCCCGCCGACCGTGGCGCGCTCGCCGACGCCTGGAGCCTCACTCCGGCCCCGGCCGCCGACCCGGGCGGCCCCACGGACCAGACCCCGCCGCCGCCGACGGCCCCGGACGGCGACGACCAGGCGGTGGGGCTCCGTGAGGCCGCCGAACACCATCTGCCCGGCATCACCCTGGCCGCGCTGCGCTTCGCCCGCGCCAACGACCCGGCCTTCCCCGACCCGGTCGACAAGCGCGGCGCCGAGCTCCTCTACCGCGTCGGCGACCTCAAGAAGTGGGCCCGCAACCGGCCTCGGGCCGCCACCGGCACCACCGACCTGGACTGACGGCGGTGGGTGGCGGGTCGGAAATCCGACCCGCCGCCCACCGATCCGGACCTGTCCGCTTTCCCCGACACGATCCCCCCGGCCCTGGAGAACACCCGGTTCACCAGGCACTACACAGAAGAGGAACACCCCGCCATGAACAAGACCGCGCTCCCCACGAAGCTCAGCTTCCACGCCCCCGACCTGCGCGAGCAGATAGAGGCCCTGCCCGAAGGGACCGCGCTCATCGGCATCAGCACCCACGGCGACGCCATCGCCGTCGACCTGACCGGCGAATGCCCGCACGTCCTGGTCTGCACCTCCACCGGCGGCGGCAGCACCACCGTGCTGCGCTCCCTGACCGCCCAGTTCCTCCACCAGGGCGCCCACGCCCTGGTCATCGACCCCAAGCGGATCTCCCACCTGTGGGCCAGGGGCCTGCCGACCGTCACCCACCGCGGGAACGTCGCCGGCATCCACGACGCGCTGGTCGGCCTCGGGGAGGAACTGGCGCGCCGCCTCGACCTCAACGACAGCGAGCTGGACGCCACGCCCCGGCTCATCGTCTCGGTGGACAGCGCCTACAGCGCGCTGCGCCAGCTCACCCGCTACTGGGAGACGTTCCGCGGCAAGGACGACCCGCACACCTCCCCGGCCGTCGCCGCCCTCGAGGCCGCGCTGTGGACCGGACGCGCCGCCCGCGTCCACGTCATCCTCGACGGCACGCCCGCCCCCGGCGTCCTCGGGGCCGCGCCGCACGAGATGTTCGGCACGGTGATCCTGGCCCGGGTCTCCGCCAGCACCTGGCAGCGCCTCGCCCCGCTCGCCGGCCCCGCGCCGAAGCCGAGCAAGCACGGAGGCCGCGGCCACGTCGTCCAGCACGACGGCGTTCACGAGACGCAGGCGATCTGGATGACCGACGCCGACGTCGTCACCTGGCTCACCGACCCGGACGACACCCAGAGCTGACCGAGCGCCGGACACGCCACGGGCCCCGGGGGAATCAGCCATGACATCCCCGGGGCCCGGAATGGGTTCACGCTGTCCAACGACCGCGCGTCTCCAGCGTCACGCGGTGGCCGGCTCCGGCACTTGGAGTGCGTCCGCGACCCGACGGGCCATCGCGGCCACCTCCGGTGGGAACCGGTCCAGCGACCCGAGGTCGTCGCACAGCTTGGCCCGCAGCCCGTGCAGGCACGCCATCGTGAACAGCACCTCCGGGCTGTCCTCGGGTTGCTGCGCGCCCTCCGCCTCGCGCTGCCCGCGTCCGTACAGCATTCGCACCGTCCCGAGCTCGCTGGCGTCGGCGGGCGCCGTCTGACCGAGCAGGCCCGCCAGGTGCGCCCGGTCGTCCTCCTGGGGTCCGTCGGCTCGACTCTGCTGCTGGCTGAGCTGGAGGTAGCCGTTCAGGGTCTCCGGGTCCACGCCGTTCTGCTGGCAGTACGCGGCGATCAGCATGGCCACGCTGTTCATGGTGTCGGCCGCGTCGGTGGACCGGTAGAGCGTCATCCGCTTCCAGTCCCGGGCGACGTCCGAGGCCGCGTAGCTCATGACCTCCTGGCAGCGCTCAACCGCCTCGTACACCATCTGGTTGACCGCGCGGCGCAGCGGCTCGGGCATCGGGGTGTGTTCCATGGCCGCACGCTAGAGGCCCGCGCGCCTGGAGTCCGCCGTCGCGGCCCCGCGCTCACCCGGACGGACCAGGAGCTGTTCCGGCCCGCCGCCCGGTGCCGGATGCTCCGGCAGCGGAGGCGCCCTTGACGCCGGTCCCGGCCTGCGGGACGGTCTGCGCAACTACGCGCAACCGAGTCACAGGGGAGTACGTGATGACGCTACGGTTCGTCGGGATCGACCCCAACACCGGCGGTGAGGGATCAGCGACGGTGTGGGTGGAAGAGGAGAGCGCGGACCTGGTCCTCCAGGGCGAGGAAGCCGACGCCCTCCTCAAGTCCCTGGTCGGCTCCACCCAGTGGGTCGCCGGCCACAAGACGGGGATCCCGCCGCACGAGCGGGTGATCCGGATCCCGTTCCACATGGTGCAGATCTTGAGGGAGGCGTGCGATGCCGCTGAACGCGCAGCAGCTGAACACCGCGACGTTCGCTGAGCTGCTCGCCGACACCCACCGCACGGCGGTCCACCTGGAGATGCGCGACCTGTACGCCGTCGGAGACGAGACGGACGACTACGCAGCCTTCCTGGCCACCGGCGTCCCCAACCTCGACCCGGCCCGCTCGTTCTGGCCGCAGTGGATGCCGCTCGTGCAGGACGCGGTCGCCCGCGGCGTGGTGATGCGCCGAGCGCGGATCGTCTCCGAGCCGGTCACCGACTACATCCGCTACGAGCACGCCATCACCCCGCTCAACCTCCAGGCCGGGGAGGACGTGCGCTGGCTGCCCCGCCGCCGCGCCTCCGACATCGCGCTGCCCGGCAACGACTTCTGGCTCCTGGACGACCGGCTCGTGCAGTTCCACCACTTCACCGGCACCGGCGACTGGGCGACCGACGGCAAGGAGCGCACCACCGACCCGGCCGCCGTCGCCCTGTGCCGCGCCGCCTTCGAGGCGGTCTGGGAGCGCGGCGTCCCGCACGAGAAGTACACCGTCCAGAACCACTGAGCAGAGCACCGTGAGCGCATCCCCATCGTCCAGCGCACAGGCCGCCCGCGAGGCCCTGGCCGTGCGCCTCAGCCACCTGCGCAAGGACGCCGGCCTTTCCGGGAAGGACCTGTCCGCCCGGTGCGGCTGGCACCCGGCGAAGACCACCCGCATCCAGAAGGCCGACGCCCCGCCCTCCGACGCGGACATCCGCGCCTGGTGCGCGGCGTGCGGCGCGGACGACCAGGCCGACGACCTCATCGCCACCGCCCGCGCCGTCGACTCCATGTACCTGGAGTGGCGCCGCCTGCACAAGGACGGGATGCGCAAAGTCCAGCAGAGCTGGAACACCCTGCACGAACAGACCCGCGTCTGCCGGGTCTACGTCTCCAACGTGTTCCCGGGCTTCTTCCAGACGCCGGCCTTCGCGACCGCCCTCATGGAGCAGATCACCCGCTTCCAGGGCACCCCCAACGACGTCACCGAAGCGGTCGCCGCCCGCATCGCCCGCTCCCGCTTCCTCTACGAGGGCGGACACCGCTACGTC
This genomic stretch from Streptomyces sp. cg36 harbors:
- a CDS encoding pRL2-11; this translates as MAQTKFDKQVEETAESLAFGIGRFLAGRPMDGERKTDATFWRSGTRVLPKVEGRVSRSSYRAGWKRLTFRISSLAAVGAGGYQAGWVHQDATVATAQEIWANPDPAIAALEQTGIAAASTAAVGTAAYLALTRKRRELMREWVLPLHEALALPLRLPEQTDPRRYLHIPRNFSEDDAVIRVDVPGRLDFSKDLVVDIIATKLALEGVTFSWHLAGRETYVTVKKTRKPPAKAAFKDPKMREIVAAAKESAPVIGIGSAGRIVTVDLDAESPHILVNASTGGGKSVTLRCIACQMLHHGSLVFVLDTKRISHPWASGLPGVTYCRDIADIHDQLIALGIEGRRRTRVADELGIDADPKAIGPRLLILLEEVNATMKQLTRYWEKTRESGDPKVSPAVDALNEILYMGRQLRMHVLLVAQSATARALGGPEVREQFSTRILAKYSVNAWRMLAPEVHPAPKSTKHRGRAQVVSGGSARETQILFFTEAEAREWATTGKPAPPAVGAQPGPVQLQKPPVGSLTDAWSTPAPDLPPVTELPADRGALADAWSLTPAPAADPGGPTDQTPPPPTAPDGDDQAVGLREAAEHHLPGITLAALRFARANDPAFPDPVDKRGAELLYRVGDLKKWARNRPRAATGTTDLD
- a CDS encoding DUF6879 family protein — translated: MPLNAQQLNTATFAELLADTHRTAVHLEMRDLYAVGDETDDYAAFLATGVPNLDPARSFWPQWMPLVQDAVARGVVMRRARIVSEPVTDYIRYEHAITPLNLQAGEDVRWLPRRRASDIALPGNDFWLLDDRLVQFHHFTGTGDWATDGKERTTDPAAVALCRAAFEAVWERGVPHEKYTVQNH
- a CDS encoding helix-turn-helix domain-containing protein, coding for MSASPSSSAQAAREALAVRLSHLRKDAGLSGKDLSARCGWHPAKTTRIQKADAPPSDADIRAWCAACGADDQADDLIATARAVDSMYLEWRRLHKDGMRKVQQSWNTLHEQTRVCRVYVSNVFPGFFQTPAFATALMEQITRFQGTPNDVTEAVAARIARSRFLYEGGHRYVVLLEESVLRFRTADPEAMRGQLRHLLAVMPLASVSLGIIPFTAQRTVWPLEAFYLHDDTVAVVETLTAEIKVTQPRELADYAKAFAGLTEMAVYGDAARDRITAAIDALG